GTGAAGGCCCTGGTCATCCAGGCGGACCGGGCCCATTTCTTCCCGGGCATGGATCTCATGTCCCTGCAGCTGGTGGTGGACAAAAAGAGCCGCCGGGTGCTGGGGGTGCAGGGTGTCTCCGGCAACGGCGACGCCCTCACCGGCCGCATCGACGCCATCGCCGCCCTCCTGCCCCACCGGCCGACGGTGGAGGACCTCTCCAACCTGGAGGTAGCGTATTCCCCGCCCTATGCCTCGGCCATGGACATCGTCAACGCGGTGGCCAACACCGCCGAGAACATCCTGGACGGCCTCAACCGCACCGCTGAGGTGGAGGAGCTCGAGGAGCTGTTCATCCGGCAGGCGGACCCGGAGGTCCTTTGTCTGGATGTGCGGGGCCCGGCCAACGCCGCCCCTTTCGTGGCCCGCTTCGGGGCGCGCTGGCAGAACATCCCCCAGGAGACCCTGCACGAGCGCCTGCACGAGATCCCCCGGGACAAGAAGCTGTTCGTGGTCTGCAACTCCGGGGTCCGCTCCTACGAGGCCCTGCGCCAGCTGGACCATGCCGGCCTGGGCGAGCGGGCGGTGAACCTCCAGGGGGGCGTGGCGGCCTTGAAGAAGAGCGGCGCCCTGGATGCCGAGCCCGAGGCCGCTGGCAGCTGAGGGGCCGTGGCCGCAACGCAATGCTCCTTTCCCTTCTGGCCTATCTGGTGGCCGGGGCGGTGGCCGGGGTCCTGGCCGGCCTCCTGGGGGTGGGCGGCGGCCTAGTGATCGTGCCCATGCTGGTCTGGTGCTTCGGCGTCCAGGGCCTGCCTGTTGCAGCCATCATGCACCTGGCCCTGGGCACCTCCCTGGCCTCCATCGTCTTCACCTCGGTGTCCAGCTTCCGGGCCCACCACCGCCGGGGCGCCGTGCAGTGGCCGGTGGTGCGCCGGATCACCCCCGGCATCCTCCTGGGCACCTTCCTGGGCTCCGGGGTGGCGGCCCGCCTGCCCACCGGCTTTCTCAAGGTCTTCTTCGCCCTGTTCCTGTTCTGGGTCGCGGCCCAGATGCTTTTCGACCGGCGGCCGCAGCCCTCCCGGCAGCTGCCGGGGGTCCTGAGCATGGCGGCGGTCGGTGGCGGCATCGGCGTCATCTCCAGCCTGGTGGGCATCGGCGGCGGCACCATGTCGGTCCCGTTCATGGTCTGGTGCAACCTGCCGTTGCATCAGGCCATCGGCACCTCGGCGGCCATCGGCTTTCCCATCGCGGTGGCCGGGGCCCTGGGCTACCTGGTGAACGGCCTGGGGCAGCCGGGCTTGCCGCCTGAGACCCTCGGCTTCCTGTACCTGCCCGCCCTGGCCGGCATTGTCGTGGCCTCGGTGCTCACTGCCCCCTTGGGCGCCCACCTGGCGCATCGCCTGCCGGTACACCCTTTGAAGAGGATCTTTGCCGTCCTGCTTCTTCTGGTGGGCATCCGCATGCTGCTCTAGGCGTTATCCTTGAAAATCCTCCGGTGACATGAGGATTTTCAAGGAAGCCGATGGCTCCACCGCCGAAGACCATATTACTCCTGTGCCTTCTTGCGCAGCCGCCCCGCGATGACGCCGGCCACCCCGGTACCGAGCAGAATCAGGCTGCCAGGTATGGCCGGGGCCACCATATCGGTGTCACAGCCTCCGGAGCAGCCCTGATCCCCGGCCCCGCACGGGGTGTCGCCGGTGTCGCAGCCATCGCAGAAAACCTCGCAGGCGCTGTCACAGGTGCCGCAGGCATCGAGCTGGATCTCACAGGCGCTGTCACAGGTGGCGCAGATATCCGCGACCATGTCGCAGGCCGTGTCGCAGGGCAGGTCACAGGAGTCGCAGAGATCGCCCACCAGTTCGCAGCCGGTCTCGCAGCTGGAGCAGACGTCGCCCACGATTTCGCACACGCGGTCGCAGGCCTGGCAGATGTCGGCGCCCAGGTCGCAGGCCCGGTCGCACGGGTCGCAGGTGGCGTCGGTCAGGTGGCCCGGATCCACTGAATAGGCATGGGCATCGAGATTGAGCAGCCTGAAATGGCTCAGGCCCAGGCAGGCGGTGACGAGGCCGGCCTTCTTCATGAAGGCCCGCCGGCACAGGCGGCCTTGGCATAAGCCTTGACCTGTCGCGACTGGCAGTGATTTTTTGTCGTCTTCTGTCA
The DNA window shown above is from Thermodesulfobacteriota bacterium and carries:
- a CDS encoding sulfite exporter TauE/SafE family protein — its product is MLLSLLAYLVAGAVAGVLAGLLGVGGGLVIVPMLVWCFGVQGLPVAAIMHLALGTSLASIVFTSVSSFRAHHRRGAVQWPVVRRITPGILLGTFLGSGVAARLPTGFLKVFFALFLFWVAAQMLFDRRPQPSRQLPGVLSMAAVGGGIGVISSLVGIGGGTMSVPFMVWCNLPLHQAIGTSAAIGFPIAVAGALGYLVNGLGQPGLPPETLGFLYLPALAGIVVASVLTAPLGAHLAHRLPVHPLKRIFAVLLLLVGIRMLL